In the genome of Photobacterium sp. TLY01, one region contains:
- the cmoM gene encoding tRNA uridine 5-oxyacetic acid(34) methyltransferase CmoM has translation MIRDRNFDDLAQKFSENIYGTAKGLIRQTVVWQDLEQILHTLDARSAPQGTVLHVLDAGGGMGQLSQLIAKRGHKITLCDLSGEMLKLAGAEIAKNGLLEQYRLIHCPVQQVDHYLDEPVDLILFHAVMEWLSDPRAALEHLMTQLKPGGIISVMFYNYNGLLFKNLICGNLTHVEQGMPHRKRFKLQPQSAQTPEEVYAWLTEGGLTILGKTGVRTFHDYMRTDRVGEYSLEQLLAMEQRLCRQEPYLSLGRYIHVYAQKPLQ, from the coding sequence GTGATCAGAGATCGAAATTTTGATGATTTAGCCCAAAAGTTCTCAGAAAACATCTACGGTACAGCAAAAGGGCTGATCCGTCAGACTGTCGTATGGCAAGATTTGGAGCAGATTTTACATACCCTTGACGCGAGATCAGCACCGCAGGGCACAGTATTGCATGTGCTGGATGCTGGCGGCGGAATGGGACAGTTGTCGCAATTAATTGCGAAACGTGGTCATAAAATCACTTTATGTGATCTTTCTGGAGAAATGCTGAAACTGGCAGGTGCGGAAATTGCCAAAAATGGCCTGCTTGAGCAATATCGACTCATTCATTGTCCGGTGCAGCAGGTGGATCACTATCTGGATGAACCGGTCGATTTGATTTTGTTCCATGCGGTGATGGAATGGCTGAGCGATCCGCGTGCAGCCCTTGAACACCTGATGACACAGCTGAAACCGGGCGGGATCATCTCCGTCATGTTTTATAACTATAATGGCTTGCTGTTTAAGAACCTGATTTGCGGTAATCTAACCCACGTCGAACAAGGGATGCCACACCGCAAGCGGTTCAAACTTCAGCCTCAGTCGGCCCAGACACCGGAAGAGGTGTATGCATGGCTCACGGAAGGCGGTTTGACCATTTTGGGCAAAACCGGTGTAAGGACTTTCCATGATTACATGCGTACCGACCGGGTGGGTGAGTACAGTCTTGAACAATTACTGGCGATGGAGCAGCGCCTCTGCCGCCAGGAACCGTATTTATCTTTAGGGCGGTATATCCATGTATACGCTCAGAAACCGTTGCAGTAA
- the elyC gene encoding envelope biogenesis factor ElyC produces the protein MFELKKILSAFLMPLPLLLIVGITGLMILWFTRRPKLAGYMLAVSLLGIFLVAFQPVSSSLLTPLERQYKGYIPSGQPVDYIMVLGNSHVVDKDLPITSELSRASLMRLAEAIRIHNLSPGSKIILSGYDGGTEISQARMMAKVAIALGVNKLDILLLETAKDTWEEAFQAASVVGKRNLVLVTSASHMPRAIAEFNQAGLSPIPAPTNYLASDEIHQPWLKYAPKAQYLEQTERFWHETLGKWWQKLRDMADSAAPVNVVQPVAQNTAA, from the coding sequence ATGTTTGAACTGAAAAAAATCTTGTCAGCTTTTTTGATGCCGCTTCCTTTGCTACTGATCGTGGGCATCACAGGGCTGATGATACTCTGGTTTACCCGCCGCCCTAAGTTGGCCGGGTACATGCTGGCCGTCTCCTTACTGGGTATTTTCCTGGTCGCCTTTCAGCCTGTCTCCAGCAGCTTGCTCACCCCTTTAGAGCGCCAGTATAAAGGCTATATCCCATCCGGTCAGCCGGTTGATTACATCATGGTGTTAGGCAACAGCCATGTGGTCGACAAAGATCTGCCTATCACTTCTGAGCTGTCACGCGCTTCGCTGATGCGCCTTGCAGAAGCCATCCGTATTCATAATCTTTCACCTGGCTCCAAAATCATTCTGTCAGGCTATGACGGAGGCACTGAAATCAGTCAGGCTCGGATGATGGCCAAAGTAGCCATTGCTTTAGGAGTCAACAAACTGGATATCCTTCTGCTGGAAACCGCGAAAGACACCTGGGAAGAAGCCTTTCAGGCGGCTTCTGTGGTCGGTAAACGCAATTTAGTACTTGTGACCTCAGCCAGCCATATGCCGCGCGCTATCGCCGAGTTCAACCAGGCGGGCCTGAGCCCGATCCCCGCCCCGACGAATTATCTCGCCAGTGATGAAATTCATCAGCCTTGGCTGAAATACGCACCGAAAGCGCAGTATCTGGAACAAACAGAGCGATTCTGGCACGAAACGCTGGGCAAATGGTGGCAAAAGCTTCGCGACATGGCCGACAGTGCCGCGCCTGTCAATGTCGTACAGCCGGTCGCACAAAACACCGCAGCCTGA
- a CDS encoding L-cystine transporter, producing MYLIVNLAIFALLIAFLVKQQKSDQTLSKRVFTGLGLGVLFGAALQFIYGAGHETIATTLKYVGIVGSGYVSLLKMIVMPLIMVSIIAAIVKVKNAGSLGKISGLSIGILLATTAVSALIGILVSNLFGLSAEGIVQGAREIARGEALQTRLASVETLSLADMIISFFPGNPFADLAGSRPTSTIAVVIFSAFIGVASLTVIRTQPELGKSLETFVNVAQEVVRTLVRMVLALTPYGVLALMTKVVAGSNYSDILNLLNFVVASYVGLGLILVMHLILVAGVGVNPVRFLKKILPVLTFAFTSRSSAGTLPLNIETQVKKLGNGEAVSNFSASFGATMGQNGCAGLYPAMLAVMIAPTLGINPLDPGFMLTLIAIVTISSFGIAGVGGGATFAAIIVLSALDMPVALAGLLISIEPLIDMGRTAVNVSGAMTAGTVTSRVLGQADNSIFERDEEISGERANA from the coding sequence ATGTATCTAATCGTGAACCTGGCAATCTTTGCGCTGCTGATTGCCTTTCTGGTGAAACAACAAAAAAGTGATCAAACCCTGTCTAAACGTGTGTTTACCGGTCTGGGGCTGGGTGTGCTTTTTGGTGCGGCACTGCAGTTTATTTACGGTGCCGGCCATGAAACCATTGCCACTACACTCAAATACGTCGGTATTGTTGGTTCAGGCTATGTCAGCCTGCTGAAAATGATCGTGATGCCTTTGATCATGGTGTCGATTATTGCCGCTATCGTCAAAGTGAAAAATGCTGGTTCACTGGGCAAGATCTCTGGCCTGAGTATCGGTATCCTGCTGGCAACCACAGCCGTGTCGGCTCTGATCGGTATTCTGGTCAGCAACCTGTTCGGTCTGAGCGCTGAAGGCATTGTTCAGGGCGCGCGTGAAATTGCCCGTGGTGAAGCACTGCAGACCCGTCTGGCCTCGGTAGAAACCCTGTCTCTGGCTGACATGATTATTTCATTCTTCCCGGGTAATCCGTTTGCCGATCTGGCCGGCAGCCGTCCAACCTCAACCATTGCCGTGGTGATCTTCTCGGCCTTCATTGGTGTAGCGAGCCTGACGGTTATCCGCACTCAGCCTGAACTGGGCAAGAGCCTGGAAACTTTCGTCAATGTGGCACAGGAAGTGGTCCGTACGCTGGTGCGTATGGTGCTGGCCCTGACGCCGTATGGCGTACTGGCCCTGATGACCAAAGTCGTTGCCGGCTCAAACTACAGCGATATTCTGAACCTGCTCAACTTCGTTGTCGCCTCTTACGTCGGTCTGGGACTGATTCTGGTGATGCACCTGATTCTGGTCGCTGGTGTCGGTGTCAACCCGGTGCGCTTCCTGAAAAAAATCCTGCCGGTACTGACGTTCGCCTTCACCTCGCGTTCAAGCGCAGGCACTCTGCCGCTGAACATTGAAACTCAGGTGAAAAAACTGGGTAACGGTGAAGCGGTGTCTAACTTCTCTGCCTCGTTCGGTGCCACCATGGGCCAGAACGGCTGTGCAGGTCTGTATCCTGCCATGCTGGCGGTGATGATTGCCCCGACCCTGGGCATTAATCCGCTGGATCCGGGTTTTATGCTGACCCTGATTGCGATCGTTACTATCAGTTCCTTCGGTATTGCCGGTGTCGGTGGCGGAGCAACGTTTGCTGCGATCATCGTGCTGTCTGCACTGGATATGCCTGTGGCACTGGCTGGCCTGCTGATTTCCATCGAGCCATTGATTGATATGGGCCGTACTGCGGTGAATGTCAGCGGCGCAATGACTGCCGGTACAGTCACATCCCGGGTACTGGGCCAGGCTGACAACAGCATTTTCGAGCGCGATGAAGAAATCAGTGGTGAGCGGGCCAACGCCTGA
- a CDS encoding serine hydrolase has protein sequence MFNDALTDLPAASIGVALIKNGQMVWGKGFGYQNLENRVPATLDSIWPTLGSVSKLVTWIALMQLVEQNQVRLDDDVSDFLGFILRNPRFPDTAITPYHLLTHSSSLSTRRMTSAPDSMADFFCKQDSVDLKTWATTYLSPQGAQYNPELVFDPYRPGDFSQLTPDPIGVISGYSSLNTMVAACLIEQVSRLSFEDYTQQYIFSPLGLKDVGWQKADLDQRKIITPYEAKNSPRAPIMAVFTQQMKDRGYLSKTAVTADDHKTYFAFNACRYFSPLNAAALLGSSTNAFVTLMRACLPQDKTTPALLQRETLESMWQVQRHDPRTGSSLGLGWFQFKSPRYGAFWGHDGGGPGILSRVMIDPETGDGLVLLINNFFVDFRKRAALIDQMMKTLERF, from the coding sequence ATGTTCAATGATGCTTTAACCGATTTACCAGCTGCATCTATCGGCGTTGCTTTGATCAAAAATGGTCAGATGGTGTGGGGCAAAGGGTTTGGGTATCAGAATCTGGAAAACAGAGTGCCTGCAACGCTGGACAGCATTTGGCCGACACTGGGATCTGTCTCTAAGCTGGTGACCTGGATAGCGCTGATGCAACTGGTGGAGCAAAATCAGGTCCGGCTGGATGATGATGTCAGTGACTTTCTGGGGTTCATATTACGCAATCCGCGTTTTCCCGACACAGCAATCACGCCTTATCACTTGCTGACCCACAGCTCATCTCTGTCGACCCGCAGAATGACATCAGCACCTGACAGCATGGCCGATTTCTTCTGCAAGCAGGATTCGGTTGATTTGAAAACCTGGGCCACGACTTATTTATCACCGCAGGGCGCCCAATATAATCCGGAGCTGGTGTTTGATCCTTATCGACCTGGAGATTTTTCGCAACTAACACCGGACCCCATTGGCGTGATTTCAGGTTATTCGAGCCTGAATACCATGGTCGCAGCCTGTTTGATTGAGCAGGTGAGCCGTCTCTCGTTTGAAGACTATACCCAGCAGTATATTTTTTCGCCCTTGGGTCTGAAGGATGTTGGCTGGCAAAAGGCCGATCTAGATCAGCGAAAAATCATCACGCCTTACGAGGCCAAAAATAGCCCGCGCGCGCCAATCATGGCGGTATTTACCCAGCAAATGAAAGACAGAGGCTATTTGAGCAAGACGGCTGTTACAGCGGATGATCATAAAACCTATTTTGCCTTCAATGCTTGTAGGTATTTCTCTCCGTTGAATGCCGCGGCCTTGTTAGGATCTTCCACCAATGCATTTGTCACCCTGATGCGTGCTTGTTTGCCCCAGGATAAAACGACGCCTGCTTTGCTTCAAAGAGAAACCCTGGAGAGCATGTGGCAGGTTCAGCGCCACGACCCCCGTACGGGCAGTTCGCTTGGGTTGGGCTGGTTTCAGTTCAAATCTCCCAGGTACGGGGCATTCTGGGGCCATGATGGCGGTGGGCCGGGCATTCTATCACGAGTCATGATTGATCCAGAGACAGGGGATGGCTTGGTGTTGTTGATTAATAATTTTTTTGTTGATTTCAGAAAGCGCGCTGCGCTGATTGATCAGATGATGAAAACGCTGGAAAGGTTTTGA
- the kdsB gene encoding 3-deoxy-manno-octulosonate cytidylyltransferase: MAFTVIIPARYQSSRLPGKPLADIAGKPMIQWVYEQASKAGAKQVIVATDDQRIAEAVTSFGGEVCLTRADHESGTERLAEVVEKYQLAADEIVVNVQGDEPMIPPSIIRQVADNLARSDAPMATLAVEIDHADEVFNPNAVKVVMDKNGYALYFSRASIPWDRDNFAKRPQEIHQNLLRHIGIYAYRAGFINTYISWEPSTLEKIESLEQLRVLWHGEKIHVDVAIEPPPAGVDTPEDLEKVRLLIQ, encoded by the coding sequence ATGGCATTCACTGTCATTATTCCGGCCCGTTATCAATCCTCCCGTTTACCGGGTAAGCCACTGGCCGATATCGCCGGTAAACCCATGATCCAGTGGGTGTACGAGCAAGCCAGCAAAGCCGGTGCGAAGCAAGTGATTGTCGCGACGGATGATCAGCGCATCGCAGAGGCGGTGACGAGCTTTGGCGGTGAAGTGTGCCTCACGCGTGCCGATCATGAATCCGGCACTGAGCGCCTCGCAGAAGTGGTCGAAAAGTACCAGCTCGCAGCGGATGAAATCGTTGTGAATGTTCAGGGGGATGAGCCGATGATCCCGCCAAGTATTATTCGTCAGGTGGCGGATAATCTGGCCCGCAGTGACGCGCCTATGGCTACCCTGGCGGTTGAGATTGACCACGCTGATGAAGTGTTTAATCCCAATGCCGTGAAAGTGGTGATGGATAAAAACGGTTACGCGCTCTATTTCAGCCGTGCTTCCATTCCCTGGGATCGTGATAACTTTGCCAAGCGCCCGCAGGAGATCCATCAGAACCTGCTGCGCCATATCGGCATCTATGCCTACCGGGCCGGCTTCATCAATACCTATATCAGTTGGGAACCCAGCACGCTTGAGAAAATCGAGTCGCTGGAGCAACTGCGTGTGCTCTGGCACGGCGAAAAAATCCATGTTGATGTCGCCATTGAGCCGCCTCCAGCAGGGGTCGACACGCCGGAAGATCTGGAAAAAGTCCGTTTACTGATTCAGTAA
- a CDS encoding Trm112 family protein, with protein sequence MDHRLLEIVACPVCKGKLHFDKDNNELICKFDRLAYPIHDGIPVLLEPEARTLSADEVM encoded by the coding sequence ATGGATCACCGTCTGCTTGAGATCGTTGCTTGTCCGGTATGCAAAGGCAAACTGCACTTTGATAAAGACAATAATGAACTGATTTGTAAATTTGATCGCCTGGCTTATCCGATTCATGACGGTATTCCAGTACTGCTGGAACCGGAAGCACGCACTTTGAGTGCCGATGAGGTGATGTAA
- the lpxK gene encoding tetraacyldisaccharide 4'-kinase, which yields MANLIEKIWFERHPAGWALAPVFWPLSKLFGWISRRRRHAFQSGKKVAYRASVPVVVVGNITAGGNGKTPVVIWLVEQLQAQGVAVGVVSRGYGGKSDHYPLRLSERTTTAEAGDEPVLIASRTCAPVVVSPNRSEAVQMLEKDVDVIITDDGLQHYALARDIEIVVIDGQRRFGNEQLIPMGPLRERCDRLSEVDFLICNGGDARHNEIAMHLEPGELVNLLTGERRTPDSLQKVVAIAGIGHPPRFFATLNALGVTPVHCQPFPDHQAFEASELEALAEQGEHLVMTEKDAVKCQAFARQNWWYLPVDAKLSEPQSIELLNKIIEVKEQYGSPSA from the coding sequence ATGGCAAATCTGATTGAAAAAATCTGGTTTGAGCGCCACCCGGCAGGATGGGCGCTGGCGCCTGTCTTCTGGCCACTGAGCAAGCTGTTTGGCTGGATTAGTCGCCGTCGCCGCCATGCTTTCCAATCCGGTAAAAAAGTGGCGTACCGCGCCTCCGTTCCTGTGGTCGTGGTCGGTAATATTACGGCGGGCGGAAACGGTAAAACGCCGGTGGTGATCTGGCTGGTGGAACAACTTCAGGCACAAGGGGTCGCTGTCGGTGTGGTATCCCGCGGCTATGGCGGCAAGTCAGACCATTACCCACTGCGCCTGAGTGAGCGCACAACCACGGCGGAAGCGGGTGACGAGCCGGTCTTGATTGCCAGCCGTACCTGTGCCCCTGTGGTGGTCTCCCCGAACAGGTCAGAAGCGGTACAAATGCTGGAAAAGGACGTCGATGTCATTATCACCGATGACGGTCTTCAGCATTACGCGCTCGCCAGAGATATTGAGATTGTCGTCATTGACGGCCAACGCCGCTTCGGCAATGAACAATTGATTCCAATGGGGCCACTGCGCGAGCGTTGTGACCGACTGAGCGAGGTCGACTTTTTGATCTGCAATGGTGGCGATGCCCGCCACAATGAAATTGCCATGCATCTTGAGCCTGGAGAGCTGGTGAATTTGCTGACGGGCGAACGACGGACACCAGACAGCCTGCAAAAGGTTGTGGCTATCGCCGGAATCGGTCATCCGCCGCGGTTTTTTGCCACCTTAAATGCACTGGGCGTGACGCCGGTACATTGTCAGCCCTTCCCGGATCACCAGGCTTTTGAGGCCAGTGAACTGGAAGCGCTGGCGGAGCAGGGTGAACACCTGGTGATGACTGAAAAAGATGCGGTGAAGTGTCAGGCATTTGCCCGGCAAAATTGGTGGTATCTGCCTGTTGATGCCAAACTTTCAGAGCCTCAGTCAATCGAATTACTGAACAAAATTATAGAAGTGAAGGAACAATATGGATCACCGTCTGCTTGA
- the msbA gene encoding lipid A ABC transporter ATP-binding protein/permease MsbA has translation MKQANDQSTWDTFKRLWPSISLYKAGLIAAVIALIINAASDALMLSMIKPLMDESFGGLNSVDSNFLAMMPIYLLGLMLVRGLSGFVSTYCLSWVSGNVVMNMRRQVFNHFMTMPVSFFDKESSGALLSRITYDTEQVASATSGALVSLVREGATIIALMGMMFWNSWQLSAILLVIAPVVAVSIRVVSKRFRRISKNMQDTMGSVTSSAEQMLKGHKVVLSYGGQQVEKTRFEHVSNRMRQQTMKLVSAQAIANPVIQLIASMALVAVLILANTETLRNELTPGTFALIFGAMFGMMRPLKALTNVTSQFQRGMAACQTLFGILELETEKDHGTYETQRVKGDVAFKDVTFTYPTKDTPALRNVSFDLPAGKTLALVGRSGSGKSTIANLLTRFYDIDSGLITIDGRDIHDYKLANLRDQVAIVSQNVHLFNDTIANNIAYASGDKYSREDIEKAAELAYAMDFIQGMDQGLDTVIGENGVSLSGGQRQRIAIARALLRDAPVLILDEATSALDTESERAIQAALDELQKDKTVLVIAHRLSTIENADEILVVDEGEIIERGVHAALLEKDGAYAQLHRIQFGE, from the coding sequence ATGAAACAAGCTAACGATCAATCCACCTGGGATACGTTCAAACGACTCTGGCCGTCAATCAGCTTATACAAAGCGGGTTTGATTGCTGCCGTTATCGCGCTGATCATTAATGCAGCCAGCGATGCATTGATGTTATCCATGATCAAACCTTTGATGGATGAAAGCTTTGGCGGTCTCAACAGCGTAGATTCCAACTTTCTGGCCATGATGCCTATTTATCTTTTGGGATTGATGCTGGTTCGTGGCTTGAGCGGTTTTGTTTCCACTTATTGCCTGTCCTGGGTCTCGGGCAATGTTGTGATGAATATGCGTCGTCAGGTGTTTAATCACTTCATGACGATGCCGGTCAGTTTTTTTGACAAAGAATCGTCCGGTGCGCTCTTATCCAGAATTACCTACGACACGGAGCAGGTTGCCTCTGCAACCAGTGGTGCGCTGGTCAGTCTGGTCCGTGAAGGCGCAACCATTATTGCGCTGATGGGCATGATGTTCTGGAACAGCTGGCAGTTGTCTGCCATTTTGCTGGTGATTGCCCCTGTGGTGGCGGTCAGTATTCGTGTGGTCTCAAAACGTTTCCGCCGTATTTCTAAAAATATGCAGGACACTATGGGTTCTGTGACCTCATCGGCTGAGCAGATGCTGAAAGGACACAAAGTTGTTTTGAGTTACGGTGGTCAGCAGGTTGAAAAAACCCGTTTTGAACACGTTAGCAATCGCATGCGTCAGCAAACCATGAAGCTGGTGTCGGCTCAGGCCATTGCCAACCCTGTGATTCAGTTGATTGCGTCAATGGCGCTGGTGGCTGTGCTGATCCTGGCCAACACCGAAACGCTGCGCAATGAACTGACCCCCGGCACGTTTGCCCTGATCTTTGGTGCCATGTTCGGCATGATGCGCCCACTGAAAGCGCTGACCAATGTCACCTCTCAGTTTCAGCGTGGTATGGCGGCGTGCCAGACACTGTTTGGCATCCTGGAGCTGGAAACCGAAAAAGATCACGGCACTTACGAAACCCAGCGTGTGAAAGGGGATGTGGCTTTTAAAGATGTCACTTTTACCTATCCGACCAAAGATACCCCCGCGCTGCGCAATGTGAGCTTTGACTTACCGGCAGGTAAAACACTGGCCCTGGTTGGCCGCTCGGGCTCGGGTAAAAGTACAATTGCGAATTTGCTTACCCGCTTCTATGACATTGATTCTGGCCTGATTACGATTGACGGGCGGGACATTCATGATTACAAACTGGCCAATCTGCGCGATCAGGTCGCGATTGTGTCGCAAAACGTGCACCTGTTTAACGACACCATCGCCAATAATATTGCCTATGCCAGTGGTGACAAATACAGCCGGGAAGATATCGAAAAAGCCGCAGAACTGGCCTATGCCATGGACTTTATCCAGGGGATGGATCAGGGACTGGATACGGTGATTGGCGAAAACGGCGTCAGCTTATCCGGTGGTCAGCGTCAACGTATCGCGATTGCCCGTGCGCTGTTACGTGATGCACCTGTACTGATCCTCGATGAAGCCACATCGGCGCTGGACACTGAATCTGAGCGCGCGATTCAGGCCGCATTGGATGAGTTGCAGAAAGACAAAACTGTGTTGGTGATTGCACACCGCCTGTCGACCATTGAAAATGCCGATGAAATTCTGGTGGTGGACGAAGGCGAGATCATCGAACGCGGTGTCCATGCCGCGCTGCTGGAAAAAGACGGCGCCTATGCGCAGTTGCACCGAATCCAGTTTGGCGAATAA
- a CDS encoding DNA internalization-related competence protein ComEC/Rec2, with protein sequence MMFQMTAGLSIGVLSLHFWHSLPDYKWFITAIIIGGAIFFCLRIKLFLAIAIGGLWAWVTAADYSKAVNSLPQERGNITIVGEVRSLINHNILDKRFIFVTEHVKERDLLRKDSLRLLLDWPEARHLKQGQRYALDIRVRRPNGRANTAGFDAERYAVGNGIHGTGTVIAGTLLSQNSKMSLRQRWFDRAVQQTEGFTYRAYLLALGFGERDGLDQDDWSILRDSGLAHLMAISGLHIGLVVVMGWGIGSRVRGALPESGYWLWLPFWLALLLAYGYAWLAGFSIPTQRALLTSVLCLLMIRYGVIWSGLQLWLVILASCLILNPLASYSAGLWLSFGAVLVLYLANIGGIRRRKQAEQTAVPWRETVRVYVLLQLALLGLMLPLQWVWFGGISLAAPLINLLAVPWVSLVTVPCVLIAVVTIAVPGLSGVFWQLADWSLHPVIALASLAEGAWWPLSESLFIVLLAMVTGIVLCWFLPWRRFLCLQVSLVLALWGISDWSKSQTLDPDSWQVDMLDVGHGLAILIQRHGRVVLYDTGNSWPEGSMALSVIEPVLRRQGIRHLDGFILSHADADHAGGTPDVITRLNPAWLRSSDQREGFAPCVRGRIWRWQGLTFKVLWPPKRVTKAANPHSCVIQVSDQWLNPESDTSLLLTGDIDAISELLLARLEPDLKADILLVPHHGSNSSSTQTWLDSLQATYALVSAGKYSPWSLPAEQVKHRYLMQGLHWLETAEDGQISLRIKQGHVAFTRYRKDGRQHWYQPLFRP encoded by the coding sequence ATGATGTTTCAGATGACAGCCGGTTTATCCATTGGTGTTTTGTCACTTCACTTCTGGCATTCCTTACCAGACTACAAATGGTTTATTACAGCCATCATTATAGGTGGAGCGATATTTTTCTGTTTGCGTATCAAGTTGTTTCTTGCGATCGCAATAGGTGGGCTCTGGGCATGGGTCACTGCTGCTGACTATAGCAAGGCAGTCAATAGCCTTCCTCAAGAGCGCGGGAATATTACCATAGTTGGCGAAGTTCGCAGCCTAATTAATCATAATATTCTTGATAAGCGATTCATTTTTGTTACAGAGCATGTGAAGGAACGCGATCTTCTGCGAAAAGATTCTCTGCGTTTATTGCTTGACTGGCCAGAGGCGAGGCATCTGAAACAAGGTCAGCGATATGCGCTGGATATCAGGGTTCGTCGACCGAACGGACGGGCAAATACCGCAGGATTTGATGCTGAACGTTATGCGGTGGGGAACGGTATCCATGGGACTGGAACTGTCATTGCCGGTACCTTGTTGTCGCAAAATAGCAAAATGAGTTTGCGTCAGCGCTGGTTTGATCGTGCGGTGCAGCAAACGGAGGGTTTCACTTACCGGGCCTATCTGTTAGCGCTCGGTTTTGGCGAAAGAGATGGTTTAGATCAGGATGACTGGTCGATCCTTCGCGATAGCGGACTGGCTCACCTGATGGCGATATCCGGTCTGCATATCGGACTGGTTGTCGTGATGGGATGGGGCATCGGAAGCCGGGTGCGGGGTGCTTTGCCTGAGTCCGGATATTGGCTTTGGTTACCTTTCTGGCTGGCGTTATTGCTGGCGTATGGTTACGCCTGGCTGGCCGGATTCAGTATCCCCACGCAACGCGCTTTACTGACCTCTGTCTTGTGCTTGCTGATGATTCGTTACGGTGTGATCTGGAGCGGACTGCAGCTATGGCTGGTCATTCTGGCAAGTTGCCTGATCCTCAATCCGCTGGCGTCATACTCGGCCGGCCTATGGTTGTCATTCGGTGCTGTGCTGGTGCTGTATCTGGCCAATATTGGCGGGATCCGGCGACGGAAACAGGCAGAGCAGACCGCCGTGCCCTGGCGTGAGACCGTCCGTGTGTATGTGTTGCTGCAACTGGCACTGCTGGGGCTCATGCTGCCGTTGCAGTGGGTGTGGTTTGGCGGGATCTCGCTGGCAGCGCCGCTGATCAATCTACTTGCGGTGCCCTGGGTCAGTCTGGTGACTGTGCCTTGCGTTCTGATTGCTGTTGTCACGATCGCTGTGCCCGGTCTCTCTGGTGTGTTCTGGCAGTTAGCCGACTGGTCTCTGCATCCGGTGATTGCTCTGGCAAGTCTGGCGGAAGGGGCCTGGTGGCCACTGTCAGAAAGTCTGTTTATCGTCCTGCTGGCGATGGTCACGGGGATCGTGCTGTGCTGGTTTTTGCCCTGGCGGCGCTTTCTGTGTCTGCAAGTCAGTCTGGTACTGGCGCTGTGGGGCATCAGTGACTGGAGTAAATCGCAAACACTTGATCCTGACAGTTGGCAGGTCGATATGCTGGATGTCGGACATGGGCTGGCGATACTGATTCAGCGACACGGCAGAGTTGTGCTCTACGATACCGGAAATAGCTGGCCGGAAGGAAGCATGGCGCTTTCGGTCATCGAGCCGGTATTGAGACGGCAGGGCATTCGCCATCTGGACGGTTTCATCCTCAGTCATGCCGATGCCGATCATGCTGGCGGGACACCTGATGTGATAACACGTCTGAATCCGGCCTGGCTGCGCAGCAGTGACCAACGAGAGGGTTTTGCGCCCTGTGTTCGTGGCCGCATATGGCGCTGGCAGGGATTGACGTTCAAAGTGCTCTGGCCACCCAAAAGGGTAACTAAAGCGGCCAATCCGCATTCCTGCGTGATTCAGGTGAGTGATCAGTGGCTCAACCCGGAATCTGACACATCGCTGTTGCTCACCGGTGACATTGATGCCATTTCGGAGTTGTTGCTCGCCAGGCTCGAGCCGGATCTGAAAGCAGATATCTTGCTGGTGCCTCATCACGGCAGTAACTCATCGTCGACCCAGACCTGGTTAGATTCGTTACAGGCGACATACGCCTTAGTCTCTGCTGGTAAATACAGCCCCTGGTCACTCCCGGCGGAGCAGGTCAAACATCGTTACCTGATGCAGGGCTTGCACTGGCTGGAGACGGCCGAAGACGGTCAGATCAGTCTGCGTATCAAACAGGGTCATGTCGCGTTCACACGCTATCGCAAAGATGGCCGGCAACACTGGTATCAACCCCTTTTCAGGCCCTGA
- a CDS encoding DUF2062 domain-containing protein, whose amino-acid sequence MPRQLIKRFLPSPEMIKNHKALKVFGTVLHNPNLWCLNRRSASGAFAVGLFMAYVPLPSQMIMAAGLAILFGVNLPLSVSLVWITNPITMPVMFYAAYKLGAWLMNVPYQPFHFELSWAFLEQQMNQIGPPFLLGCLVCGTICALIGYFGIRGFWRYSVVRSWNRRRFRQ is encoded by the coding sequence ATGCCAAGACAACTGATAAAACGTTTCTTGCCCAGCCCAGAGATGATTAAAAACCATAAGGCTTTGAAAGTTTTTGGTACTGTGCTGCATAACCCTAACCTGTGGTGTCTGAACCGCCGATCCGCCTCTGGCGCATTCGCGGTTGGGCTGTTTATGGCATACGTCCCCTTACCCAGCCAGATGATTATGGCCGCAGGGTTAGCCATTCTGTTTGGCGTCAATCTGCCGCTTTCCGTATCCCTGGTGTGGATTACCAATCCAATCACGATGCCGGTGATGTTCTATGCGGCATACAAGCTTGGGGCATGGCTGATGAATGTGCCCTACCAACCTTTTCATTTCGAACTCTCATGGGCCTTCCTTGAGCAGCAGATGAACCAGATTGGTCCGCCGTTTCTGCTGGGCTGTCTCGTCTGCGGCACGATTTGCGCTTTGATTGGCTACTTCGGTATTCGAGGGTTCTGGCGTTATTCTGTGGTCAGAAGCTGGAATCGCCGCCGTTTCCGGCAATAA